One window of Cohnella hashimotonis genomic DNA carries:
- the aguA gene encoding agmatine deiminase, producing MVKTWRGAPAADGYRMPGEFDAHAGTWMLWPARTDTWRLGAKPAQEAFRRVALAIASFEPVTIGVNGSGFEHVRRIMPGAVRVVELSSNDAWMRDIGPTFVRNDTTGEVRGIDWGFNAWGGLNGGLYFPWDQDQLVKQKVLEIEGKDRYDARDFVMEGGAIAVDGEGTLLATEQCLLHPNRNPRLSRTEIESRLARSLGVRRIVWIKRGLADDETDGHIDELAAFAAPGIVLLAWTDDPDHPQYEIVREAEAALEAQPDASGRRLRLERIPLPDPIELTASDCRTIDRAAQSFGRKPGTRIAASYVNFYYCNGGLIVPAFGDRRDREALARFSALFPDRKVVQVYTREIAFGGGNVHCITQQVPDGGRG from the coding sequence ATGGTCAAAACTTGGCGGGGCGCGCCTGCGGCAGACGGCTACCGCATGCCGGGCGAATTCGATGCGCACGCCGGCACCTGGATGCTGTGGCCGGCGAGGACCGATACGTGGCGCCTGGGAGCGAAGCCCGCGCAGGAGGCTTTCCGGAGGGTGGCGCTCGCGATCGCGTCCTTCGAGCCGGTCACGATCGGCGTGAACGGGAGCGGGTTCGAGCATGTGCGGCGGATTATGCCTGGCGCGGTTCGCGTCGTCGAGCTGTCCTCGAACGACGCCTGGATGCGGGACATCGGACCGACCTTCGTGAGAAACGATACGACCGGAGAGGTGCGCGGCATCGATTGGGGATTTAACGCATGGGGCGGGTTGAACGGCGGGCTTTATTTTCCATGGGACCAGGATCAGCTCGTAAAGCAGAAGGTGCTCGAGATCGAAGGCAAGGATCGATACGATGCCCGGGACTTTGTCATGGAGGGCGGTGCGATCGCCGTGGACGGCGAAGGAACGCTGCTCGCAACGGAGCAATGCCTGCTGCATCCGAACCGCAATCCCCGCCTCTCGCGGACGGAGATAGAGTCGCGGCTCGCGAGGTCTCTTGGCGTGCGGCGGATCGTCTGGATCAAGCGCGGCCTCGCCGACGACGAGACGGACGGCCACATCGACGAGTTGGCGGCGTTCGCTGCGCCGGGGATTGTCTTGCTGGCATGGACGGACGATCCGGATCATCCGCAGTACGAGATCGTGCGGGAGGCGGAGGCGGCGCTTGAGGCGCAGCCGGACGCGAGCGGACGGCGCCTGCGGCTCGAGCGGATTCCGCTGCCGGACCCGATCGAGCTGACCGCCTCGGATTGCCGGACGATCGATCGCGCGGCGCAAAGCTTCGGTCGCAAGCCGGGCACGCGCATCGCGGCGTCGTATGTCAATTTTTACTATTGCAACGGCGGCTTGATTGTCCCGGCCTTCGGCGATCGCCGGGACAGGGAGGCGCTTGCGAGGTTTTCCGCTCTCTTCCCGGACCGCAAGGTGGTGCAGGTGTATACGCGGGAAATCGCGTTTGGCGGCGGCAACGTCCACTGCATTACGCAGCAGGTTCCGGATGGGGGGCGCGGGTGA
- a CDS encoding GerAB/ArcD/ProY family transporter, with the protein MKEKLNSFHVALLIYMIELDVTVLMLPRMVAVQIGTNGWLGFLGLSLIAAFNIWLYKLVYSAGQGRSVFEISEAVLPKFVLYPVYAVLSLLWLGIGAFAGKSFVLVFQTLSFQTSSPMLIFAVYCLLVYVLLCKDLYSIVKASTVFFLLSIWMLLLAPNFFKDWSFHRFTSFLFQGTTNGHSLNGMLDVYSVFIGYELCVFLFPFSDAKTKLFKGVFAGHAIITSTHLFTILISFGFFSFEEVKILQFPVIHTLEYIEMPFINRVENLVFPFFLFSNLVTTVMFAFAARSALRRMLPHIEDKRLALPLAAAIFALGFLPTVFREAADWIRLTYFTETGVAFALPLLLLLLVKLGGKRTKEVS; encoded by the coding sequence GTGAAGGAAAAACTGAACAGCTTTCATGTGGCGCTTCTAATTTACATGATCGAGCTCGACGTCACCGTATTAATGCTGCCTCGCATGGTCGCCGTTCAGATCGGCACGAACGGCTGGCTCGGATTCCTGGGCTTGTCGCTCATCGCGGCTTTTAACATTTGGCTCTATAAGCTCGTCTACAGTGCGGGACAAGGAAGATCCGTGTTCGAAATCTCCGAGGCGGTCCTTCCAAAGTTCGTTTTGTATCCGGTTTATGCGGTGCTGTCTCTTCTGTGGCTCGGAATCGGCGCATTTGCCGGCAAGAGCTTTGTGCTTGTGTTCCAGACGCTAAGCTTCCAGACGAGCTCGCCGATGCTGATTTTTGCCGTTTATTGCCTGCTTGTATACGTGCTGCTCTGCAAGGATCTCTACAGCATCGTCAAGGCCTCCACGGTGTTTTTTTTGCTATCCATCTGGATGCTGCTGCTGGCGCCGAATTTTTTTAAAGACTGGAGCTTCCACCGGTTCACATCGTTTTTGTTTCAGGGCACGACAAACGGCCACAGCTTGAACGGCATGCTCGACGTGTATTCCGTTTTTATCGGCTATGAGCTTTGCGTGTTTCTGTTTCCTTTTTCGGATGCCAAGACAAAACTGTTTAAAGGTGTCTTTGCCGGTCATGCGATCATTACGTCGACCCATTTGTTTACGATCCTGATTTCCTTCGGTTTTTTCAGCTTCGAGGAAGTGAAAATATTGCAGTTTCCCGTCATTCACACGCTGGAGTACATCGAGATGCCTTTTATCAACCGCGTTGAAAATCTGGTTTTTCCCTTTTTCCTGTTCTCCAATCTGGTCACCACCGTCATGTTCGCTTTTGCCGCCCGAAGCGCGCTACGCCGCATGCTGCCCCATATCGAAGACAAGCGCCTAGCGCTGCCGTTAGCGGCGGCGATATTCGCGCTCGGCTTTTTGCCGACGGTATTTCGGGAGGCCGCCGATTGGATTCGGCTTACGTACTTCACGGAGACCGGCGTCGCGTTCGCGCTGCCGCTGCTCCTGCTGCTGCTCGTCAAGCTCGGCGGCAAACGGACCAAGGAGGTCTCTTGA
- a CDS encoding hydroxyacid dehydrogenase has translation MNPLKIVMLQSRHFTDRIFNEAHLSRIRQFGELIVNDSVGNPTPERAAELAEGADMIITSWGCPPLDAQVLDRCPKLGIALHAAGTVKPIVSPALQERGIRVGTANEALARGVAETALGLAIVSLKNMWQLARNTREGEWDKQRERVRELYEVTVGVIGAGLSGRHLIKLLQAFEVRVLVYDPFVNEAAIAGMGAEKVELDALLSGSDVVSIHAPSIPETERMMNARTLGLMKEDAILINTARGSLVDEEALVAELRKGRLWACLDVTDPEPPCADHPFRSLPNVTLLPHIAGAENNGLRRIGAYIATEVERYAVGKPLQGEVDVTQLFRLA, from the coding sequence ATGAATCCGCTAAAAATCGTCATGCTGCAAAGCCGTCATTTTACGGACCGCATCTTTAACGAAGCGCACTTGTCCCGAATCCGGCAGTTCGGCGAGTTGATCGTCAACGACAGCGTAGGCAATCCGACGCCCGAGCGGGCGGCAGAGTTGGCCGAAGGCGCGGATATGATCATCACGTCATGGGGCTGCCCGCCGCTTGACGCGCAGGTCCTCGACCGCTGTCCGAAGCTCGGCATCGCCCTGCATGCGGCCGGCACGGTCAAGCCGATCGTAAGTCCGGCGCTGCAGGAGCGCGGCATCCGGGTCGGTACGGCGAACGAAGCGCTGGCCCGCGGCGTGGCGGAGACGGCGCTCGGTCTCGCCATCGTATCGCTCAAGAACATGTGGCAGCTGGCCCGCAACACGCGCGAAGGCGAGTGGGACAAGCAGCGGGAGCGCGTGCGCGAGCTTTACGAGGTCACCGTCGGCGTCATTGGCGCAGGGCTGTCCGGCCGCCACTTGATCAAGCTGCTCCAGGCGTTCGAGGTTCGGGTGCTCGTGTACGACCCGTTCGTGAACGAAGCCGCGATCGCGGGCATGGGCGCCGAGAAGGTCGAGCTGGACGCGCTGCTCTCCGGCTCGGACGTCGTCTCGATTCATGCGCCGTCGATTCCGGAGACGGAGCGCATGATGAACGCGCGCACGCTCGGACTGATGAAGGAAGACGCGATTCTCATCAATACGGCCCGCGGCTCGCTCGTCGACGAGGAGGCGCTTGTCGCGGAGCTGCGCAAAGGACGGCTGTGGGCGTGCCTTGACGTCACGGACCCCGAGCCCCCTTGCGCCGATCATCCGTTCCGCTCGCTGCCCAACGTCACGCTGCTTCCGCATATCGCCGGTGCCGAGAACAATGGCCTGCGCCGGATCGGCGCCTATATCGCGACCGAAGTCGAGCGATACGCCGTCGGCAAGCCGCTTCAGGGTGAAGTCGACGTAACCCAGCTGTTCAGGTTGGCTTAG
- a CDS encoding extracellular solute-binding protein, producing MKTKQSRKTFRIRQDEMLSRLRQDILEGVRKPGEFLPSEKDLSDRFALSNKIVRDVLAELAAEGLIEKKPRIGSVVSQRSEPERIVLKLGHHGSTLRETELKALLSSFEARYPHIRVQDVTLPGHDPIALKPYLEHGLVDVITLNDAELRTFRETGDADGLLPLVGEPECYPFLTGAMTAGGTLLARPFTFSPTILCYNREHFREREMWEPDSGWGWDELLGAADRLTVPQERAGFHFSATQRNRIAVFLLQSGAKAERDAAGRLRMRGTRMLAGIRRYKEIVTDRMTPLMSERDAGFRVEELFAQGKLSMMLTTYYGLNALRQADIAYDIAPLPRLSDPVTLVIAIGLAVNRHSPRAAEARLLTEYLTGPAAQAAIRRDTLSLPALRAAADEPGNGDGAEGFSRPSRFGMYREIIPTYRFGDALGLLEREWSRLLPEVMLYLSGLQSEEAFCDKVEAAGQFS from the coding sequence ATGAAAACGAAGCAAAGCCGCAAAACGTTCCGGATCCGCCAGGACGAGATGCTGAGCCGCCTGAGGCAGGACATCCTCGAGGGCGTTCGCAAGCCGGGGGAGTTCCTTCCTTCGGAGAAGGATTTGTCGGACCGGTTTGCGCTTAGCAATAAAATCGTACGGGACGTGCTGGCCGAGCTGGCCGCGGAAGGCCTGATCGAAAAAAAGCCGCGGATCGGCAGCGTCGTCTCGCAGCGCAGCGAGCCGGAACGCATCGTCTTGAAGCTCGGCCACCACGGATCGACGCTCCGGGAGACGGAGCTGAAGGCGCTGCTGTCGAGCTTCGAGGCGCGGTATCCGCACATCCGCGTGCAGGACGTTACGCTGCCGGGCCACGATCCGATCGCGCTGAAGCCGTACTTGGAACATGGACTGGTCGACGTGATCACGCTCAACGATGCCGAGCTTCGGACCTTCCGGGAAACGGGAGATGCGGACGGGCTGCTGCCGCTGGTAGGGGAGCCGGAGTGCTACCCTTTTTTAACCGGCGCGATGACGGCCGGCGGCACGCTGTTAGCGAGGCCGTTTACGTTCAGTCCGACGATTTTGTGTTACAACCGCGAGCATTTCCGCGAGCGCGAGATGTGGGAGCCAGACAGCGGTTGGGGCTGGGACGAGCTGCTTGGCGCGGCGGACCGGCTCACGGTGCCTCAAGAACGGGCAGGCTTTCATTTTTCGGCTACCCAGCGCAACCGGATCGCCGTATTTTTGCTGCAAAGCGGGGCGAAGGCGGAGCGGGATGCCGCCGGCCGGCTTCGCATGCGCGGCACGCGGATGCTCGCAGGCATTCGGCGTTATAAGGAAATCGTCACGGACCGGATGACGCCGCTCATGTCCGAGCGCGATGCCGGATTTCGTGTCGAGGAGCTGTTCGCGCAGGGCAAGCTGTCGATGATGCTGACGACGTATTACGGCTTGAACGCGCTCCGGCAGGCCGACATCGCTTACGATATCGCGCCGCTTCCCCGGCTGTCCGATCCGGTCACGCTGGTCATCGCGATCGGGCTCGCCGTCAACAGGCATTCCCCTCGCGCGGCGGAGGCCAGGCTGCTGACGGAGTACTTGACCGGGCCGGCCGCGCAGGCGGCCATTCGCCGCGATACGCTCAGCCTGCCCGCCTTGCGCGCGGCCGCCGACGAGCCGGGCAACGGCGACGGCGCCGAAGGTTTTTCCCGCCCCTCGAGGTTCGGCATGTACCGGGAGATCATTCCGACGTATCGATTCGGCGATGCGCTAGGCCTGCTGGAGCGGGAGTGGAGCCGTCTGCTGCCCGAGGTCATGCTGTATTTGTCCGGGCTTCAGTCGGAGGAAGCGTTTTGCGACAAAGTCGAGGCGGCCGGACAGTTTTCGTGA
- a CDS encoding Ger(x)C family spore germination protein encodes MRRNKGIVWLLAVVAMLAGCRDQKILEKIGFARTIILEKADGPDKALKVTISIPKTNQTESIVYTDIAKSFKQAKIHFDMQNDRRIVLGQLRQVMFGESLARVGVWLPMESIFRDPAIGIRTHVLVAEGDIQRYVKRTFAQGGTMGEYIDNLVRSDAATRGQYDTNLHTFLRDYYDDGTEPIATIIGETDEGLKVNGIALFVRDRYVAKIKADDAMYFSLLRADAKNAALFMDEVETPRGTGNISLANVSGKRKIKILSLPDTNRNKPARIVIGIKLRGSLMEYDDLLQMNNLASQPVLERAMSKFVAERCERLIREMQKPGADGIGIGSYVRDKMRYADWKALNWNKAFSEAEIQVVAEVKITDYGRLIDASA; translated from the coding sequence GTGAGAAGGAACAAGGGAATCGTCTGGCTGCTTGCCGTCGTCGCGATGCTTGCCGGATGCAGGGATCAAAAAATACTGGAGAAAATCGGGTTTGCGCGCACGATCATTCTTGAGAAAGCGGATGGCCCCGACAAAGCCTTGAAGGTCACGATCAGCATCCCAAAAACGAATCAGACGGAAAGCATCGTTTACACGGATATTGCGAAGAGCTTCAAGCAAGCGAAAATTCATTTTGATATGCAAAACGATCGCCGGATCGTGTTAGGCCAGCTGAGGCAAGTCATGTTCGGAGAGTCGCTGGCGCGCGTGGGCGTATGGCTCCCGATGGAATCGATCTTCCGCGATCCTGCGATCGGCATCCGCACGCACGTCCTGGTCGCGGAGGGAGACATCCAGCGGTACGTCAAAAGAACGTTCGCGCAGGGTGGGACGATGGGCGAATATATCGATAATCTGGTGCGCTCCGATGCCGCCACCCGGGGGCAATACGATACGAACCTGCATACGTTTCTGCGGGATTATTACGACGACGGGACGGAGCCGATCGCCACGATTATAGGCGAGACGGACGAGGGGTTGAAGGTCAACGGCATCGCGCTGTTCGTCAGGGACCGGTACGTCGCCAAAATAAAAGCGGACGACGCGATGTATTTTTCCCTGCTTCGCGCGGATGCCAAGAATGCCGCTTTGTTTATGGACGAAGTTGAAACGCCGCGCGGAACGGGCAACATCTCGCTGGCTAACGTCTCGGGCAAGCGCAAGATCAAGATTTTGTCGCTGCCGGATACGAACCGGAACAAGCCCGCGCGAATCGTCATCGGAATCAAGCTCAGAGGCTCCCTTATGGAATACGACGACCTGCTGCAAATGAACAATCTCGCCAGTCAGCCCGTACTTGAGCGGGCCATGAGCAAGTTCGTTGCGGAACGATGCGAGCGTTTGATCCGCGAGATGCAAAAGCCGGGGGCGGACGGCATCGGGATCGGCAGCTACGTCCGCGACAAGATGCGCTATGCGGACTGGAAAGCGCTCAATTGGAACAAGGCTTTTTCGGAGGCCGAGATTCAAGTCGTCGCAGAGGTCAAGATCACAGATTACGGCAGACTGATCGATGCCAGCGCGTGA
- a CDS encoding alpha/beta hydrolase family protein: MAYILSQLNKTGLPPLLAGIADKTQWLEKRTQIRRTWLEYIGTLPERPPARLRYVSATEEAGYTRHRVEYDTAYGDTVPAYLLVPAPLADGSRPSSGYPAVMALHPTHEIGKDDIAIVPGRPNRGYAVELVLRGYVVLAPDALTAGERIYPGYPAFDSTAFYEAHPEWSTVAKNATDHMQGIDVLASLAFVDRRAIGAIGHSFGGYNAYFLAGLDDRIRAVVSSCGFSPFAGDPHPDHWGYRSYPYTHIPKVSADLQEDRVPFDFHEIAALCAPVPFFNYAGQQDAIFPHWRSVAEGMGELAKLYGLLGREDRFRFYLGEGKHDFPEEIRLLAYRFLDRWLKQEGE; encoded by the coding sequence ATGGCCTACATTTTATCTCAACTGAACAAAACCGGCCTGCCGCCGCTGCTTGCAGGCATTGCCGACAAGACGCAATGGCTGGAGAAACGGACGCAGATCCGCAGGACCTGGCTGGAATATATCGGGACGCTGCCGGAGCGGCCGCCTGCCCGCCTGCGGTACGTGTCCGCGACAGAGGAAGCGGGTTATACCCGTCATCGCGTCGAGTACGACACGGCATACGGGGATACGGTCCCCGCTTATCTGCTCGTGCCGGCCCCGCTTGCGGACGGCTCCCGCCCGTCATCGGGATATCCCGCCGTCATGGCGCTTCATCCGACCCATGAGATCGGCAAGGACGACATTGCGATCGTGCCGGGCAGGCCCAACCGCGGCTATGCCGTCGAGCTGGTCCTGCGCGGATATGTCGTGCTTGCGCCGGATGCGCTCACGGCCGGAGAACGTATTTATCCCGGCTATCCCGCTTTTGACAGCACCGCGTTCTATGAAGCGCATCCGGAATGGTCGACCGTCGCCAAAAATGCGACGGACCATATGCAGGGCATCGACGTCCTCGCGTCGCTCGCGTTCGTCGACCGGCGCGCGATCGGGGCGATCGGGCATTCCTTCGGCGGCTACAATGCTTATTTTCTGGCGGGCCTGGACGATCGCATCCGCGCCGTCGTATCGAGCTGCGGCTTCAGCCCCTTCGCCGGCGATCCGCACCCGGACCATTGGGGCTACCGGTCGTATCCGTACACGCATATCCCGAAGGTGAGTGCCGACCTGCAGGAAGATCGGGTTCCGTTCGATTTCCACGAGATCGCAGCCCTGTGCGCGCCCGTGCCCTTTTTTAACTATGCGGGCCAGCAGGATGCCATCTTTCCGCACTGGCGCTCGGTCGCCGAAGGGATGGGGGAGCTGGCCAAGCTGTACGGCTTGCTGGGCCGCGAGGACCGGTTCCGGTTCTATCTCGGCGAGGGCAAGCACGATTTTCCCGAAGAGATCCGCTTGCTGGCATACCGCTTCTTGGATCGCTGGCTCAAGCAAGAAGGAGAATAA
- a CDS encoding class II aldolase/adducin family protein, with product MKFDYLPPADQIIEMIGRIYRFGMTTTSGGNLSVLDDDGDIWITPAGVDKGSLRREDIVRVRADGSHAGLHKPSSEFPFHQAIYRARPDLRSVVHAHPPALVSFSIVRKVPNVDMLPGEREICGEVGIAPYALPGSAQLGENIAAVFAEGKRCVMLENHGIVVGGDSLADAYKAFETLEFCARMEIQASGIGRPRSLTSAQQALAASAAPALQVLPARSGPITTAEREARVRMCDFIRRSYEQRLFTSTQGTFSVKLADDAFLIAPHGLDRKYLEPEDLVLIKDGLAEPGKQPSRSVLLHRAIYAQQPHVGSVLVAHSPYTMAFALTDRPFESKTIPEAYILLRGMPKLPFESVYESVEETAARFTPDVPLALVDNNCVIATGSSLLNAFDRLEVAEYSAKSIIETANLGSIVHMDDDSIRDIEEAFGL from the coding sequence ATGAAGTTCGATTATCTACCTCCGGCCGATCAGATCATCGAGATGATCGGCCGCATCTACCGGTTCGGCATGACGACGACGTCCGGCGGCAACTTATCCGTCCTGGACGACGACGGCGATATATGGATTACGCCTGCCGGTGTGGACAAGGGTTCCCTGCGCCGGGAAGATATCGTGCGCGTGCGCGCGGACGGGAGCCATGCGGGCCTGCACAAGCCATCGAGCGAATTTCCGTTTCACCAGGCGATCTATCGAGCGAGGCCGGACCTGCGGTCAGTCGTGCATGCGCATCCTCCGGCGCTTGTCTCGTTCAGCATTGTCCGCAAGGTTCCCAACGTGGACATGCTGCCCGGCGAACGCGAGATTTGCGGCGAGGTCGGGATCGCGCCCTATGCGCTGCCCGGCAGCGCGCAGCTCGGGGAGAACATCGCCGCCGTATTCGCGGAGGGCAAGCGCTGCGTGATGCTCGAGAACCATGGCATCGTCGTAGGCGGCGATTCGCTGGCCGATGCTTACAAGGCGTTCGAGACGCTGGAGTTTTGCGCGCGCATGGAGATTCAGGCCTCCGGCATCGGCCGACCGCGTTCGCTCACGTCGGCGCAGCAAGCGCTGGCGGCATCCGCTGCCCCGGCGCTTCAGGTGCTTCCGGCGCGAAGCGGTCCGATAACGACAGCCGAGCGCGAGGCGCGCGTGCGGATGTGCGACTTCATTCGCCGCTCCTATGAGCAGCGTTTGTTCACGAGCACGCAGGGCACCTTTTCCGTGAAACTGGCGGACGACGCTTTTCTAATCGCGCCGCACGGATTGGACCGCAAGTATCTGGAGCCGGAAGATCTTGTGTTAATTAAGGACGGCTTGGCTGAGCCGGGCAAGCAGCCGAGCCGCTCCGTCCTGCTGCACCGGGCGATCTACGCGCAGCAGCCTCACGTAGGCTCGGTGCTGGTCGCCCACTCGCCCTACACGATGGCGTTCGCCCTGACGGACCGTCCCTTCGAGTCGAAGACGATTCCCGAAGCGTATATTTTGCTGCGCGGAATGCCTAAGCTTCCGTTCGAATCCGTCTACGAGTCGGTGGAGGAGACGGCGGCGCGGTTTACGCCGGACGTCCCGCTCGCGCTCGTCGATAACAACTGCGTTATCGCCACGGGCAGCAGCCTGCTGAACGCCTTCGACCGGCTGGAGGTCGCGGAGTACAGCGCCAAATCGATCATCGAGACGGCGAATCTCGGCTCCATCGTTCATATGGACGACGATAGCATCCGGGATATCGAAGAGGCGTTCGGACTATAG